In Bradyrhizobium sp. 1(2017), one DNA window encodes the following:
- a CDS encoding succinate dehydrogenase iron-sulfur subunit — protein sequence MVEFALPKNSKISGGKTWPKPAGATELREFKVYRWNPDDGKNPSVDTYYVDTNDCGPMVLDGLIWIKNHIDPSLTFRRSCREGVCGSCAMNIDGQNTLACTRSMHDVKDGAVKINPLPHQPVVKDLVPDLTNFYAQYASVEPWLKTTSPTPQKEWRQSHEDREKLDGLYECILCACCSTSCPSYWWNSDRYLGPAALLQANRWVSDSRDEATGERLDNLEDPFRLYRCHTIMNCAKACPKGLNPAEAIAELKLKMVERQI from the coding sequence ATGGTTGAATTCGCACTTCCGAAGAACTCCAAGATCTCAGGCGGCAAGACCTGGCCGAAGCCCGCGGGCGCGACCGAGCTCCGCGAGTTCAAGGTCTATCGCTGGAATCCGGACGACGGCAAGAATCCGAGCGTCGACACCTATTACGTCGACACCAATGATTGCGGTCCGATGGTGCTGGACGGCCTGATCTGGATCAAGAACCACATCGACCCGTCGCTGACCTTCCGCCGCTCCTGCCGCGAAGGCGTCTGCGGCTCCTGCGCGATGAACATCGACGGCCAGAACACGCTGGCCTGCACCCGCTCGATGCACGACGTGAAGGACGGCGCGGTGAAGATCAACCCGCTGCCGCACCAGCCGGTGGTGAAGGACCTCGTTCCCGACCTCACCAATTTCTACGCACAATACGCTTCCGTCGAGCCGTGGCTGAAGACGACCTCTCCGACGCCGCAGAAGGAATGGCGCCAGAGTCACGAGGACCGCGAGAAGCTCGACGGCCTCTACGAGTGCATCCTGTGCGCCTGCTGCTCGACCTCGTGCCCGAGCTATTGGTGGAACAGCGACCGCTATCTCGGCCCCGCCGCACTGCTGCAGGCCAACCGCTGGGTGTCCGATTCGCGCGACGAGGCGACCGGCGAGCGGCTCGACAATCTCGAGGACCCGTTCCGCCTCTATCGCTGCCACACCATCATGAACTGCGCCAAGGCCTGTCCGAAGGGCCTCAACCCCGCCGAGGCCATCGCCGAGCTCAAGCTCAAGATGGTCGAGCGGCAGATCTAG
- a CDS encoding ATP-binding protein translates to MQGAQRNSLKLLQWMMAASLALPVALFVIASTISYKSTKDTADREIERTLDVAHEHALKVFETIDRSLAELNEVVRGLSDDTIRTREPALHHRLKRLADSLPQLKSAWIFDADGKALVNSLASPPPELGFADRDYFYAHIDQSIGTFIGMALTPRPPYQGARFFSVSRRRDSDDGSFIGVIQASVLPEYFESFYARIGSDPGSFFAMGRADGVLLANYPRRDRDVRLDPGGPVGQKIAASPEHGLMTIAWPSDGIERRIGYRRIAQYPIYVSAGLESSAIRARWFATMGQHLVFGVPATALLFLLLAFAFRRTQHLQAEAAARREAEDALKHSQRLEALGQLTGGVAHDFNNLLTVIRASVDLLNRAQLTEERRQRYITAIADSVARAAKLTSQLLAFARRQTLKPEVFDVGQRVQSLHDMLATLLGPAIEITMRLPAEPCLVDADAGQFETALINMATNARDAMQSKGRIILGVEAATAIPDMPAPAGHHGFFRVTVTDTGIGIPAARLGRIFEPFFTTKQVGHGTGLGLSQVFGFARQSGGEVTATSEVGQGSTFSLYLPRVPPDLLPQRQAPNTAPAVAGSGMSVLVVEDNIELANFAADGLTELGYSITLVDNATDALAELVVDADRFDVVFSDVVMPGMTGLDLAKAVRERGIGVPVVLTTGYSQALSQDGATGLDLVQKPYSIEELSRVLHRAARLRRVRDGAAE, encoded by the coding sequence GTGCAGGGAGCGCAACGCAATTCGCTGAAACTGTTGCAGTGGATGATGGCTGCATCCCTGGCGCTGCCTGTTGCGCTGTTCGTCATCGCGTCCACCATCTCGTACAAATCGACAAAAGACACCGCCGACCGCGAGATCGAGCGCACGCTCGATGTCGCGCATGAGCATGCGCTCAAGGTGTTCGAGACCATCGACCGCAGCCTTGCCGAGCTCAACGAGGTGGTGCGCGGCCTTTCCGACGACACCATCCGCACGCGCGAGCCGGCGTTGCACCACCGCCTGAAGCGCCTGGCCGATTCGCTGCCGCAGCTCAAATCGGCTTGGATCTTCGACGCGGACGGAAAAGCGCTAGTCAACAGCCTCGCCTCGCCGCCGCCGGAGCTGGGCTTTGCGGACCGCGATTACTTCTATGCCCACATCGACCAGAGCATCGGCACTTTCATCGGCATGGCACTGACGCCGCGTCCCCCCTATCAGGGCGCCCGCTTCTTCAGCGTCAGCCGCCGGCGCGACTCCGACGACGGCAGCTTCATCGGCGTGATCCAGGCCTCCGTCCTGCCGGAATATTTCGAGAGCTTTTACGCCAGGATCGGTTCCGATCCCGGCAGCTTCTTCGCGATGGGCCGCGCCGATGGTGTGTTGCTCGCGAATTACCCACGGCGCGACCGCGACGTCCGGCTCGATCCGGGCGGACCTGTCGGCCAGAAGATCGCCGCAAGCCCCGAGCATGGCCTGATGACCATCGCCTGGCCGTCGGACGGGATCGAGCGGCGCATCGGCTACCGGCGCATCGCCCAGTATCCGATCTATGTCAGCGCCGGGCTCGAGAGCTCGGCGATCCGCGCACGCTGGTTTGCCACCATGGGCCAGCACCTGGTGTTCGGCGTCCCCGCCACGGCACTCCTGTTCCTGCTGCTCGCCTTCGCATTCCGCCGCACCCAGCATCTCCAGGCCGAAGCCGCCGCTCGGCGCGAAGCCGAGGACGCGCTCAAGCACAGCCAGCGCCTGGAGGCGCTCGGGCAGCTCACCGGCGGCGTCGCGCACGACTTCAACAATCTGCTGACCGTGATCCGCGCCTCGGTCGACCTTTTGAATCGCGCGCAACTGACGGAGGAGCGGCGGCAACGCTACATCACGGCCATTGCAGATTCGGTCGCGCGCGCCGCCAAGCTGACCTCCCAGCTGCTCGCCTTTGCGCGGCGCCAGACTCTGAAGCCCGAGGTGTTCGACGTCGGCCAGCGGGTGCAGTCGCTGCACGATATGCTGGCAACGCTACTCGGCCCCGCGATCGAAATCACGATGCGGCTGCCGGCGGAGCCCTGTCTCGTCGATGCCGATGCCGGCCAGTTCGAGACGGCGCTGATCAACATGGCAACCAACGCGCGCGACGCCATGCAGAGCAAGGGCAGGATCATCCTCGGGGTCGAGGCCGCGACGGCCATTCCGGACATGCCAGCCCCCGCGGGCCATCATGGTTTTTTCCGCGTCACTGTCACCGACACCGGCATCGGCATCCCGGCCGCGCGCCTCGGGCGCATCTTCGAGCCGTTCTTCACCACCAAGCAGGTCGGTCACGGCACCGGTCTCGGCCTGTCCCAGGTGTTCGGCTTCGCCCGGCAATCCGGCGGCGAAGTGACGGCGACGAGCGAGGTGGGGCAAGGCAGCACCTTCTCGCTCTACCTGCCGCGCGTGCCGCCGGACCTCTTACCGCAGCGGCAGGCGCCGAACACGGCGCCGGCCGTGGCCGGTAGCGGCATGTCGGTTCTGGTGGTCGAGGACAATATCGAGCTCGCCAATTTTGCCGCCGATGGCCTCACCGAGCTCGGCTACAGCATCACGCTGGTCGACAATGCGACCGATGCCCTCGCCGAGCTCGTTGTGGACGCGGATCGCTTTGACGTCGTGTTCTCGGACGTGGTGATGCCCGGGATGACCGGCCTCGATTTGGCAAAGGCGGTCCGCGAGCGCGGCATCGGCGTGCCGGTCGTGCTGACCACGGGCTACAGCCAGGCCCTGTCTCAGGACGGCGCGACCGGCCTCGATCTCGTGCAAAAGCCCTATTCGATAGAGGAACTGTCCCGGGTTCTGCACCGGGCCGCGCGGCTGCGGCGCGTCCGCGACGGCGCCGCCGAGTGA
- a CDS encoding OmpA family protein produces MTNLRFVLLATTALTAMQFASSASHAQSAPPLVVAQAQPQETGPDGKPKQPPKGPPAAAPPAAPARPAAPPPAAAPPRPPAAPPPAAAPPRPAAPPPPPAARPAPPPPPPPPAAPKQPSPPPAAAPQQHAPTPPAARPAPTPPPPAAAPQQHAPAARPAPTPPPPPSARPAPTATPPAPAAAPAARPGAPAPATTPAPTTSPAPTATPAPGSTPAAPPPGRPGAPPPGARPGTPPAAGSPTPAPGAAPAPTATPAPGAATPPPGRPGAAPAPGVAPTATPAPGQQGATPPAGAPAAGAPAAPPQAGAPARPPAPPAGAAAPTVVPGTPAAAPPPNRAQYAPPTVAPAFRAAPTVAAPLPPPPRPQQRDLTPLAIGAGVVAGAVIGATIADIHGQRREVVEGGRTVYTEPDRIIIRDPGGQAYVRGNDLYRFRYGARDIRTDTVGGETRTVVVRPDGSEVITVVGADGSLLRRIRRDPRGREIVIIDNSYRDPRAVGGFYVDVPPPVVSIPYDRYIVDAQEASPQVIYDTMRAPPVQRIDRRYSLDEIRYSPNVRMQMPSIDVNTINFETGSWTIPPDQAARLQVIADGINQAIQANPQEVFLIEGHTDAVGNDVDNLSLSDRRAQAAAELLTQQFNVPAENLTSQGYGEQYLKEQTTGPSLINRRVTVRRITPLLNGGQASAAPPPPRQ; encoded by the coding sequence ATGACCAACCTTCGTTTCGTGCTGCTTGCAACGACGGCTCTCACTGCGATGCAGTTCGCAAGCTCCGCATCGCATGCGCAAAGTGCGCCGCCGCTCGTGGTTGCGCAGGCCCAGCCACAAGAGACGGGCCCTGACGGAAAACCGAAGCAGCCTCCGAAGGGACCGCCGGCAGCGGCGCCGCCTGCAGCCCCCGCCCGCCCGGCCGCACCGCCCCCCGCAGCTGCACCGCCTCGACCGCCCGCCGCGCCTCCGCCGGCTGCCGCACCGCCGCGCCCCGCAGCGCCTCCGCCTCCTCCTGCGGCTCGTCCGGCCCCGCCGCCGCCACCTCCGCCGCCTGCCGCGCCGAAACAGCCTTCGCCGCCGCCGGCCGCGGCGCCGCAGCAGCATGCTCCGACACCGCCCGCAGCACGCCCGGCTCCCACGCCACCGCCTCCCGCGGCGGCTCCGCAGCAGCACGCGCCCGCGGCTCGCCCGGCTCCGACGCCCCCACCGCCTCCCTCGGCGCGACCCGCGCCCACGGCGACGCCCCCTGCTCCGGCAGCGGCACCCGCGGCGCGTCCGGGCGCACCTGCGCCGGCAACCACACCCGCACCGACAACATCTCCCGCACCGACTGCGACCCCGGCCCCCGGCAGCACGCCCGCTGCACCGCCACCGGGCCGTCCGGGCGCACCGCCGCCCGGAGCCCGTCCCGGCACGCCTCCGGCTGCAGGATCGCCGACGCCGGCTCCCGGCGCCGCGCCGGCTCCGACGGCCACGCCGGCGCCCGGCGCCGCAACGCCGCCGCCCGGACGTCCCGGTGCAGCACCGGCCCCGGGCGTCGCCCCGACGGCGACCCCGGCCCCGGGCCAACAGGGTGCAACGCCTCCTGCGGGCGCACCCGCAGCCGGAGCTCCGGCCGCGCCGCCTCAGGCTGGCGCCCCGGCCCGGCCCCCGGCGCCTCCCGCCGGCGCCGCAGCGCCGACCGTCGTCCCTGGCACGCCGGCCGCAGCACCACCGCCGAACAGGGCGCAATACGCGCCGCCGACGGTTGCGCCGGCCTTCCGGGCCGCACCGACAGTCGCAGCACCGCTGCCGCCTCCGCCACGGCCGCAGCAGCGTGACCTGACGCCGCTCGCGATCGGCGCAGGCGTGGTGGCCGGCGCCGTGATCGGCGCGACCATCGCCGATATCCACGGCCAGCGGCGCGAGGTCGTCGAAGGCGGCCGCACCGTCTACACCGAGCCGGACCGCATCATCATCCGCGATCCGGGCGGGCAGGCCTATGTCCGCGGCAACGATCTCTATCGCTTCCGCTATGGCGCCCGCGACATCCGCACCGACACGGTCGGCGGCGAGACCCGCACCGTCGTGGTCCGCCCCGATGGCAGCGAGGTGATTACCGTGGTCGGCGCCGACGGTTCGCTGCTGCGCCGAATCCGCAGGGATCCGCGGGGACGAGAGATCGTGATCATCGACAACAGCTACCGCGACCCGCGCGCGGTCGGCGGCTTCTATGTCGACGTTCCGCCCCCGGTGGTCAGCATCCCCTATGATCGCTACATCGTCGACGCCCAGGAGGCATCGCCGCAGGTGATCTACGACACGATGCGGGCCCCGCCGGTGCAACGGATCGATCGGCGCTACTCGCTCGACGAGATCCGCTACAGCCCCAATGTTCGCATGCAGATGCCGAGCATCGACGTCAACACGATCAATTTCGAGACGGGATCGTGGACCATTCCGCCAGACCAGGCGGCGCGGCTGCAAGTGATCGCCGACGGCATCAACCAGGCGATCCAGGCCAACCCGCAGGAGGTGTTCCTGATCGAGGGCCACACCGATGCGGTCGGCAACGACGTCGACAATCTGTCACTGTCGGATCGCCGCGCGCAGGCCGCAGCCGAATTGCTGACCCAGCAGTTCAATGTGCCTGCGGAGAACCTGACGTCGCAGGGCTATGGCGAGCAGTACCTCAAGGAGCAGACGACGGGACCGAGCCTGATCAACCGGCGCGTCACCGTCCGCCGCATCACGCCGCTGCTCAACGGTGGCCAAGCCAGCGCGGCACCGCCTCCGCCGCGCCAGTGA
- a CDS encoding VOC family protein, whose translation MIDHLGFSVSDYERAKAFYTKALEPLGYSLIMEVTAEQTGHAAAAGFGVNGKPDFWFGAEGAMNKPVHVAIAAKDRATVDAFYKAAIAAGGRDNGPPGIRPHYHANYYGAFVLDPDGHNIEAVCHAPE comes from the coding sequence ATGATCGACCATTTGGGTTTCTCCGTCTCCGACTATGAGCGCGCCAAAGCATTCTACACCAAGGCGCTGGAGCCGCTCGGTTACAGCCTGATCATGGAGGTGACGGCGGAGCAGACCGGGCACGCCGCGGCCGCGGGATTCGGCGTCAACGGCAAGCCGGACTTCTGGTTCGGCGCGGAGGGCGCCATGAACAAGCCGGTGCACGTCGCCATCGCAGCCAAGGACCGCGCCACCGTGGATGCATTCTACAAGGCGGCGATCGCAGCGGGTGGACGCGACAACGGCCCGCCCGGCATCCGCCCGCACTACCATGCGAATTATTACGGTGCGTTCGTGCTCGATCCTGATGGCCACAACATCGAGGCTGTCTGCCACGCACCGGAATAA
- a CDS encoding ABC transporter ATP-binding protein/permease: MHKPAAQREQGKTPPIVEIKDENGDDVAPPPPELVEPDPELSPEEAEQIRKDYLLTRFWISARGFWGRKGDRLAWPFSIGLGGLIVLTVGFQYGINVWNRAIFDAIEKRDAASVFHLTAVFFPLAIGSIVLAVAQVFARMSIQRRWRAWLTSSVLTRWLANGRYYQLNLVGGDHKNPEYRIAEDLRIATDSPVDFLAGVTSALLSAVTFILVLWTIGGALTVTLGGSSITIPGFLVIAAILYAAIASSSILVIGRRFVQVSEDKNQTEADFRYTLTRVRENGESIALLGGEEEERGGIDRNFTGVLRQWARLAGQHMRTTLVSQGSSLVAPVVPLLLCAPKFLDGSMTLGQVMQAASAFTIVQSAFGWLVDNYPRLADWNACARRIASLMMSLDGLERAEQGDGLGRIKRGETSNEAMLELKDLSVTLDDGTAVVGETEVVIEPGERLLVAGESGTGKSTLVRAIAGLWPWGGGSVNFHPDRRLFMLPQRPYVPSGSLRRAVAYPGAADHWTVDEIGESLHKVGLDHLKEKIEEEGPWDQTLSGGEKQRLAFARLLLHNPDIVVLDEATSALDEKSQDKMMKIITDALPKATIVSVAHRAELEAFHSRKIVLERRKGGAKLVSDIDLVPRKGRRKLLGRFLRQRKAPKKAA, translated from the coding sequence ATGCACAAGCCGGCCGCACAGCGCGAACAGGGCAAGACGCCGCCCATCGTCGAGATCAAGGACGAGAACGGCGATGACGTGGCACCGCCGCCGCCCGAGCTGGTCGAACCCGACCCCGAATTGTCACCGGAGGAAGCCGAGCAGATCCGCAAGGATTATCTGCTGACGCGCTTCTGGATCAGCGCCCGCGGCTTCTGGGGCCGCAAGGGCGATCGTCTGGCCTGGCCGTTCTCGATCGGCCTCGGCGGGCTGATCGTCCTGACCGTCGGCTTCCAGTACGGCATCAATGTCTGGAATCGCGCGATCTTCGACGCCATCGAGAAGCGCGATGCGGCGAGTGTCTTCCATCTCACGGCGGTATTCTTCCCGCTCGCGATCGGCAGCATCGTGCTCGCCGTGGCGCAGGTGTTCGCGCGCATGAGCATCCAGCGGCGCTGGCGCGCCTGGCTCACCAGCAGCGTGCTGACGCGCTGGCTCGCCAACGGGCGCTACTATCAGCTCAATCTCGTCGGCGGCGACCACAAGAATCCGGAATACCGGATCGCCGAGGATTTGCGCATCGCGACCGACTCGCCGGTCGATTTCCTCGCCGGCGTGACCTCCGCGCTGCTATCGGCCGTGACCTTCATCCTCGTGCTATGGACCATCGGCGGCGCGCTCACCGTCACGCTCGGCGGCTCGAGCATCACCATTCCCGGCTTCCTGGTGATCGCCGCGATTCTCTACGCCGCGATCGCCTCCAGCTCGATCCTGGTGATCGGCCGCCGCTTCGTGCAGGTATCCGAGGACAAGAACCAGACCGAGGCCGATTTCCGCTATACGCTGACGCGCGTGCGCGAGAATGGCGAGAGCATCGCGCTGCTCGGCGGCGAGGAGGAAGAGCGCGGCGGCATCGACCGCAATTTCACTGGCGTGCTCCGGCAATGGGCCCGCCTTGCCGGCCAGCACATGCGCACCACGCTGGTGTCGCAGGGCTCGAGCCTCGTTGCGCCCGTGGTCCCTCTTCTGCTGTGTGCGCCAAAATTCCTCGACGGCAGCATGACGCTGGGCCAGGTGATGCAGGCCGCTTCCGCCTTCACCATCGTGCAGAGCGCGTTCGGCTGGCTGGTCGACAATTATCCGCGGCTCGCGGACTGGAACGCCTGCGCGCGCCGCATCGCCTCCCTGATGATGTCGCTCGACGGTCTCGAACGCGCCGAACAGGGCGATGGCCTCGGCCGCATCAAGCGTGGCGAGACCAGCAACGAGGCCATGCTGGAGCTGAAGGATCTTTCGGTCACGCTCGACGACGGCACCGCCGTGGTCGGGGAGACCGAAGTGGTGATCGAGCCGGGCGAGCGGCTCCTGGTCGCCGGCGAATCCGGCACCGGCAAGAGCACGCTGGTGCGCGCCATCGCCGGGCTCTGGCCCTGGGGCGGCGGCAGCGTCAACTTCCATCCCGACCGGCGGCTGTTCATGCTGCCGCAGCGGCCTTACGTGCCCTCGGGGTCCCTGCGCCGCGCGGTCGCCTATCCCGGCGCGGCCGACCACTGGACCGTGGATGAAATCGGCGAATCGCTGCACAAGGTCGGGCTCGACCATCTCAAGGAGAAGATCGAGGAAGAGGGGCCATGGGACCAGACGCTGTCGGGCGGCGAGAAGCAGCGCCTCGCTTTCGCACGGCTGCTGCTGCATAACCCCGACATCGTCGTGCTCGACGAGGCTACCTCCGCGCTCGACGAGAAGAGCCAGGACAAGATGATGAAGATCATCACCGACGCGCTGCCCAAGGCGACCATCGTCAGCGTCGCGCACCGCGCCGAGCTGGAGGCCTTCCACAGCCGCAAGATCGTACTGGAGCGCCGCAAGGGCGGTGCCAAGCTCGTCAGCGACATCGACCTGGTCCCGCGCAAGGGCAGGCGCAAGCTGCTCGGCCGCTTCCTGCGCCAGCGCAAGGCTCCGAAGAAGGCGGCGTAG
- a CDS encoding homocysteine S-methyltransferase family protein, with protein sequence MATYRHGLPQHRGGIFLTDGGLETTLIFHEGLELPHFAAFVLLDRADGRAALKRYYEAYLRVARQHGLGFVLDSPTWRANPDWAAKLGYDAAALKTINMRSIRFLEELRGEWESSGAPCVINGAIGPRGDGYKAGNMDAAEAEAYHSAQISAFSEAGADMVTAFTLNSINEAVGVVRAARRQEIPVAISFTVETDGRLVRGESLREAIEAVDDATERACEYFLINCAHPTHFENALATGEAWVKRIHGVRANASTKSHAELDESETLDSGDPVDLGRRYLSLRRAFPDMRILGGCCGTDHRHVAAVCEACLPTGALTA encoded by the coding sequence ATGGCCACATACAGACACGGCCTGCCGCAGCACCGCGGCGGCATTTTCCTGACCGACGGCGGCTTGGAAACCACCCTGATCTTTCACGAAGGGCTGGAGCTGCCCCATTTCGCGGCATTCGTGCTGCTCGACCGCGCCGATGGCCGCGCGGCTCTGAAGCGCTACTACGAAGCCTATCTCCGCGTCGCCCGGCAGCATGGGCTCGGCTTCGTGCTCGACAGCCCGACCTGGCGTGCCAACCCCGATTGGGCCGCCAAGCTCGGCTACGATGCGGCCGCGCTCAAGACCATCAACATGCGCTCCATCCGTTTCCTGGAGGAATTGCGCGGTGAATGGGAGAGTTCAGGCGCGCCTTGCGTGATCAACGGTGCAATCGGCCCGCGAGGCGACGGCTACAAGGCCGGCAACATGGATGCGGCGGAGGCGGAAGCCTACCACTCCGCCCAGATATCGGCGTTCTCCGAGGCAGGCGCCGACATGGTGACCGCGTTCACGCTGAACAGCATCAACGAGGCCGTCGGTGTGGTGCGTGCGGCCAGGCGGCAGGAAATTCCGGTTGCGATCTCTTTCACGGTCGAGACTGACGGTCGCCTCGTCAGGGGAGAGTCCCTGCGCGAAGCGATTGAAGCGGTCGACGATGCAACGGAGCGGGCTTGCGAATACTTCCTGATCAACTGCGCGCATCCGACCCACTTCGAGAATGCGCTCGCGACCGGCGAGGCATGGGTCAAGCGCATTCATGGTGTCAGAGCCAATGCGTCGACCAAGAGCCATGCCGAGCTCGACGAGTCCGAGACTCTCGACAGCGGCGATCCCGTCGATCTCGGCCGCCGTTACCTTTCGCTCAGGCGCGCATTCCCGGACATGCGGATCCTCGGTGGCTGTTGCGGCACCGATCATCGGCATGTCGCCGCCGTTTGCGAGGCGTGCCTGCCGACAGGAGCGTTGACTGCGTGA
- a CDS encoding alkaline phosphatase: MVKGPAVASLIALCWTSSLSAQTVYPIDRAEILAGAQFDFKVEFPGPVDPAKLKVTVNGADYAAAFGRSGTFIDREDGKEQSALILRDVALTKPGSVAVDVSDGTRQRSVTWTVYDTGPRKAKNVILFIGDGMSPAHRVAARILSKGISEGKSRGKLAIDDMPQMALVATAGSDSIITDSANSASAYATGHKSAVNALGVYADRTASAFDDPRVETITSLARRRLGMAIGVVTNTEIEDATPAAMVAHTRRRAAYDEIVEQLFAAKPDVLMGGGSANFLPKSAAGSKRKDETDYIAKFRDAGYQVATTASELSASAAKPDTSKLLGLFATGNMDGVLDRKFLKGGGVKKFPEQPDLTEQVKAALNVLAKNEAGFFLMVESGLIDKYAHVLDMERAVYDTIMLDNAVRQTREWARARGDDTLILVLADHNHPNSLVGTVNDDMGAVPNVPLRERVGVYDQAGFPNYPAPDAEGYPSRVDVSRRLAIFSASLPDHYETFRPKLDNPNEPTVKAGDDGTFKANDKYKDVPGAVLRPGNLSAMIGASVHSGEDVILTATGPGSERVRGSMDNTEVFRVMVDALGLAAAQ, translated from the coding sequence ATGGTCAAGGGGCCGGCCGTCGCCTCTCTCATCGCCCTCTGTTGGACATCGTCACTGTCGGCACAGACGGTCTATCCGATTGATCGTGCAGAGATCCTCGCCGGGGCCCAGTTCGACTTCAAGGTCGAGTTTCCCGGGCCCGTCGATCCCGCCAAGCTGAAGGTGACGGTCAACGGCGCGGACTATGCCGCCGCGTTCGGCCGTTCGGGCACCTTCATCGACCGCGAGGACGGCAAGGAGCAGTCGGCCCTGATCCTGCGCGACGTCGCGCTGACCAAGCCGGGCAGCGTCGCCGTGGACGTCAGCGACGGCACGCGCCAGCGCAGCGTCACATGGACGGTCTACGACACGGGCCCGCGCAAGGCGAAGAACGTCATCCTGTTCATCGGTGACGGCATGTCGCCGGCGCACCGCGTCGCGGCCCGAATCCTGTCCAAGGGGATCTCGGAGGGCAAGAGCCGCGGCAAGCTTGCGATCGACGACATGCCTCAAATGGCACTGGTGGCAACCGCCGGCTCGGACTCGATCATCACGGACTCCGCGAACTCGGCCAGCGCCTATGCGACCGGGCACAAGAGCGCCGTCAACGCGCTGGGTGTCTATGCGGACCGCACCGCAAGCGCGTTCGACGATCCCAGGGTCGAAACCATCACCAGCCTCGCCAGGCGGCGGCTCGGCATGGCGATCGGCGTCGTCACCAATACCGAGATCGAAGACGCGACGCCGGCGGCGATGGTCGCGCACACCCGTCGGCGCGCCGCCTATGACGAGATCGTCGAGCAGTTGTTCGCGGCCAAGCCGGATGTGCTGATGGGCGGTGGCAGCGCGAATTTCCTGCCGAAATCTGCCGCCGGCTCCAAGCGCAAGGACGAAACGGACTACATCGCGAAGTTTCGTGACGCCGGCTACCAGGTCGCGACCACCGCGAGCGAGCTCAGCGCTTCTGCCGCAAAGCCGGACACCAGCAAGCTGCTCGGCCTGTTCGCCACCGGCAACATGGACGGCGTGCTCGACCGCAAATTCCTCAAAGGCGGCGGCGTGAAGAAGTTTCCCGAGCAGCCTGACCTGACCGAGCAGGTGAAGGCAGCGCTGAACGTCCTCGCCAAGAACGAGGCCGGCTTCTTCCTGATGGTCGAGTCCGGACTGATCGACAAATACGCGCACGTCCTCGACATGGAGCGGGCGGTCTACGACACGATCATGCTCGACAACGCGGTGCGCCAGACGCGTGAATGGGCGCGTGCGCGTGGCGACGACACGCTCATCCTCGTGCTCGCGGACCACAATCATCCCAACAGCCTCGTCGGCACCGTGAACGACGACATGGGCGCGGTGCCCAACGTGCCGCTGCGCGAGCGCGTCGGCGTCTACGACCAGGCTGGATTTCCCAACTATCCGGCGCCCGATGCGGAGGGCTATCCGTCACGCGTCGATGTGAGCCGCCGGCTCGCGATCTTCTCGGCCAGTCTGCCGGACCACTACGAGACGTTCCGTCCGAAGCTCGACAATCCCAATGAGCCGACCGTCAAGGCCGGCGATGACGGGACCTTCAAGGCCAACGACAAATACAAGGACGTCCCGGGCGCGGTGCTGCGCCCCGGCAACCTGTCGGCCATGATCGGCGCCAGCGTGCATTCGGGCGAGGACGTCATCCTGACGGCGACCGGTCCTGGCAGCGAGCGTGTGCGCGGCTCGATGGACAATACCGAGGTCTTTCGCGTCATGGTCGACGCGCTCGGGCTTGCCGCCGCGCAATAG
- a CDS encoding FkbM family methyltransferase, with product MPTDNAPSSAPFGAFAPNAAQAAIISLATRSGLKRGAFRPWMSRLVNLLRGGPVDVQYQGASFRLYHQGSATERGALFNPDYNLDELDFLRQHTPAGGVFVDVGANVGTFALVMARQVGPSGKVVAIEPHPLTFARLAFNHVASRATQVRLIQAAAGDSDGELMIETGGGNLGATHVVTGPASTDAIKVPSLRLTRILDEAGVGQVDSLKIDVEGFEDRVLIGFFRDAPPSLWPRAVVIEHLSHNEWQQDCIADMVARGYVIARKTRSNTFLSR from the coding sequence TTGCCGACCGACAATGCCCCTTCGTCCGCGCCATTCGGCGCGTTTGCGCCGAACGCGGCGCAGGCCGCGATCATCAGCCTCGCGACACGTTCGGGGCTGAAGCGCGGGGCGTTCCGGCCGTGGATGTCGCGGCTGGTCAATCTGCTGCGCGGCGGCCCGGTCGACGTGCAATATCAGGGCGCATCGTTCCGTCTCTATCACCAGGGCAGCGCGACCGAGCGCGGCGCGCTGTTCAATCCCGACTACAATCTCGACGAGCTCGACTTCCTGCGCCAGCACACACCGGCCGGCGGCGTGTTCGTCGATGTCGGCGCCAATGTCGGCACCTTTGCACTGGTGATGGCGCGGCAGGTCGGACCATCAGGCAAGGTCGTTGCGATCGAACCTCATCCGCTGACGTTTGCGCGGCTCGCGTTCAATCACGTCGCATCGAGGGCGACGCAGGTCCGCCTGATACAGGCTGCCGCCGGCGACAGCGACGGCGAGCTGATGATCGAGACCGGGGGCGGCAATCTCGGCGCCACCCACGTCGTCACCGGCCCCGCGAGCACCGATGCGATCAAGGTGCCGTCGCTGCGCCTGACGCGCATTCTCGACGAAGCCGGCGTCGGCCAGGTCGATTCGCTCAAGATCGACGTCGAGGGATTTGAGGACCGCGTGCTGATCGGCTTCTTCCGCGACGCGCCGCCATCGCTGTGGCCGCGCGCTGTCGTCATCGAGCACCTGTCACACAACGAATGGCAGCAGGATTGCATTGCCGACATGGTCGCGCGCGGTTACGTGATCGCGCGCAAGACGCGGAGCAACACGTTCCTGTCGCGCTGA